The following proteins come from a genomic window of Proteiniphilum propionicum:
- a CDS encoding family 78 glycoside hydrolase catalytic domain, giving the protein MHTKTILLSIIFLIVHLSAFTKNKSSILPVEPTCEYLNNPQGLDVKSPRFSWKLTATDKASFGQKQSAYRILVCSSREALSKKNGDMWDSGWVPSDAMQLVKYNGKPLQSDRRYFWKVSVKDENGNKSNYSKTAEWSTGLFLQGEWTAKWIGTGEVYNPAEGSNKMYDPWFRKTFYLNEKPYRATLFVASVGYHEVYVNGQKIGDHVLAPAVTDHTQRARYIAYDIAPALKRGENVIALWLGTSWSVFAPYATPDKPRAPLVIAQADIYGKNNQKLIRIATDESWKTHPSPNKLIGNWGFGVGGYGGEIWDANKEVNNWNYGNLNDRTWESATIYTPALKLSAQRVETNALFDEIQPISIETRNDGSYRVDMGVNFAGWTRIRLKGNPGDTISMLFSEREQDDMTFNLHSAYVMGESGEGVFQNRFNYMSGRWITIVGATSSPRKEDIKGWMVRTNFARTTFFECSDTLQNWIYNTVKWTFENLSLGGYIVDCPQRERFGYGGDAHATSETGMLNYRLGAFYNKWLEDWRDVQGTEPMVGNMNNPDWARKQEGSGRMLGGGILPQTAPTYHGGGGPAWGGIVVTLPWFMYQYQGDKDILEENFDMIKGWLTFLETHVENNMLKRYGGQWDFLGDWLWPKATAQGMNNYSDENLFFNNCYWVYNLKTAAQIAAVAGKTAEAQKWRQQAEIASKTLHEKYYQKDDHNYSDRTMRSLAAALYGDIMPAGLRPKVIESLEKEILIHQKGHIDVGITGGAMLFKVLREEGRDDLIYAMTSQTAYPSWGFMRENGATTIWEMWEKDLPGHSLLHSSYLYPGAWYIDGVAGIGKDSETPGFRKFTVRIPRLAETQISWAKADFDSPAGLIRSSWKREKGKLELRVTVPPNCNATVWFPHEAGKTVEENSGLSRQVGREKGYILFEIPAGSYQFSN; this is encoded by the coding sequence ACTTGTGAGTATTTAAACAATCCTCAGGGTTTGGATGTAAAATCTCCTCGTTTCAGCTGGAAACTGACTGCGACCGATAAAGCATCGTTCGGACAAAAACAATCGGCGTACCGTATTCTTGTATGTAGTAGCAGGGAAGCGTTGAGTAAAAAAAATGGCGACATGTGGGATTCGGGATGGGTACCGTCGGATGCCATGCAGCTGGTCAAATACAACGGCAAACCGTTGCAGTCGGATCGCCGATACTTCTGGAAGGTGTCGGTAAAAGATGAAAACGGAAATAAATCGAACTACAGTAAGACAGCCGAATGGAGTACCGGCTTGTTCCTGCAGGGGGAGTGGACAGCAAAGTGGATCGGCACTGGCGAAGTGTACAACCCGGCTGAGGGATCGAATAAAATGTACGATCCATGGTTCCGTAAAACTTTCTATTTAAATGAGAAACCGTATAGGGCCACCCTCTTTGTGGCTTCAGTAGGATACCATGAAGTATATGTGAACGGTCAGAAAATTGGTGACCATGTGCTTGCGCCGGCAGTTACCGATCACACACAGCGTGCACGATACATTGCTTACGACATTGCCCCGGCTTTGAAACGGGGGGAAAACGTAATTGCCCTATGGCTGGGAACATCCTGGTCCGTTTTCGCTCCGTACGCTACCCCTGATAAGCCCCGCGCGCCTCTTGTTATTGCACAGGCAGATATTTACGGCAAAAACAATCAAAAACTCATAAGAATAGCTACAGACGAATCATGGAAAACGCACCCGAGTCCTAATAAACTAATAGGTAATTGGGGATTTGGCGTTGGAGGATATGGGGGTGAAATCTGGGATGCAAATAAAGAGGTGAATAATTGGAATTACGGAAATCTCAATGATAGGACATGGGAAAGTGCTACAATCTATACTCCAGCTCTCAAATTATCGGCTCAACGGGTAGAAACAAATGCTTTATTTGATGAGATTCAACCGATCAGCATCGAAACACGTAACGATGGTTCTTATCGTGTTGATATGGGAGTGAATTTTGCCGGATGGACACGGATTCGTCTGAAAGGGAACCCTGGCGATACCATCAGCATGCTTTTTTCCGAAAGGGAGCAGGACGATATGACATTCAATCTTCACAGTGCCTATGTAATGGGTGAATCGGGAGAGGGTGTATTTCAAAATCGTTTCAATTATATGTCTGGGAGGTGGATTACTATTGTGGGAGCAACATCTTCCCCCCGAAAGGAGGATATAAAGGGATGGATGGTTCGCACCAACTTTGCCAGGACAACTTTCTTTGAATGTTCAGACACCTTGCAAAACTGGATTTACAACACTGTAAAATGGACCTTTGAGAACTTGTCCCTCGGAGGATATATAGTAGATTGCCCCCAACGTGAACGATTTGGCTACGGAGGCGATGCTCACGCTACCTCGGAAACTGGCATGCTAAATTACAGACTGGGCGCTTTCTACAACAAATGGCTGGAGGATTGGCGGGATGTGCAGGGCACCGAACCAATGGTCGGCAATATGAACAATCCGGACTGGGCACGCAAACAAGAGGGAAGCGGCAGGATGCTGGGTGGAGGGATCTTACCTCAGACAGCACCCACCTATCATGGAGGCGGCGGTCCTGCCTGGGGTGGAATAGTGGTTACGCTACCCTGGTTTATGTACCAATATCAGGGTGATAAAGATATCCTGGAAGAAAATTTTGACATGATCAAGGGGTGGCTTACATTTTTGGAGACCCACGTTGAAAATAATATGCTGAAACGATACGGTGGACAGTGGGATTTTCTGGGGGATTGGCTCTGGCCTAAGGCAACAGCCCAGGGAATGAATAATTATTCAGATGAGAACCTGTTTTTCAACAACTGCTACTGGGTCTATAATCTGAAAACAGCAGCACAGATTGCAGCGGTGGCCGGTAAAACAGCCGAGGCACAAAAGTGGAGGCAACAGGCGGAGATAGCAAGTAAAACACTCCACGAAAAATATTACCAAAAAGATGACCACAACTATTCCGACAGGACAATGAGAAGCCTTGCAGCAGCGCTATACGGTGATATAATGCCAGCCGGGCTTCGACCTAAAGTAATTGAAAGTCTGGAAAAAGAGATCCTGATCCACCAAAAGGGACATATTGATGTAGGTATCACAGGTGGAGCAATGCTATTCAAAGTATTGCGCGAAGAGGGACGTGACGATCTTATCTATGCTATGACTTCTCAAACGGCCTATCCAAGCTGGGGTTTCATGCGCGAAAACGGAGCAACCACCATCTGGGAGATGTGGGAAAAGGACCTTCCCGGGCACTCGCTTCTTCACAGCTCCTATTTATATCCCGGAGCATGGTATATTGATGGTGTGGCAGGCATTGGAAAAGATAGTGAAACGCCTGGGTTTCGAAAATTCACAGTCCGCATACCCAGGCTTGCCGAAACGCAAATTTCATGGGCAAAAGCCGATTTCGACTCACCGGCAGGACTTATCAGGTCGTCATGGAAACGTGAAAAAGGAAAATTAGAGTTAAGGGTTACCGTTCCTCCCAACTGTAATGCTACAGTTTGGTTTCCTCATGAAGCCGGTAAGACTGTGGAGGAGAATTCAGGATTATCCAGGCAAGTGGGTAGAGAGAAGGGATACATTTTGTTTGAAATTCCAGCAGGGAGTTATCAATTTTCAAATTAA